Proteins encoded in a region of the Anopheles aquasalis chromosome 2, idAnoAquaMG_Q_19, whole genome shotgun sequence genome:
- the LOC126569850 gene encoding choline/ethanolamine kinase isoform X2, which yields MMSNLIEKASSTTEMRDIAARICRDYLTGAWKTISAEELQLRRISGGLSNFLYYVSLPDHHYYSHNSSVQSRSNGSSPRGSISGPDHQGIITSTSTKLKSSSHGGNNKRARKDSYTASLPEPKEVLLRIYGQTHGEHALETMLTESVVFTLLSERKLGPKLHGIFPGGRIEQYIPARALLTAELGDPKISLKVAERMAAIHSMDIPVSKEPDWLWAKMAGWLKGIAGTLETMERDRVNGNSNTTTTTASTTGGFGDGHTMMDMLAEIDLAAEVQWLRSLISSEDFPVVFCHNDLQEGNILLRQDEPPSGANYECNPIESFDESTQLDSHFSGILISSGIVPTNATESLSHGNQSSTISLNSRNSRKRSLEQDHMENSDLDNTRDSVLSGNSQPLSEPEAGSNADGTPELMIIDFEYCAYNYRGFDLANHFLEWTFDYTNRAAPYFYHKPDQYPTYEQQEKFIVQYLAHLSCPGDARASRTESEEEVDEEDLDEQDRVSEASSCTMDEVEQIRREVQCFTMVSHLFWSLWAIVNVYQQIEFGYMEYAVCRLKQYRLAKKFYTEMMMGTGSGSDGSPKAPSVDPEK from the exons GCCAGCTCAACGACCGAGATGCGGGACATCGCGGCTCGGATCTGCCGTGACTATCTGACCGGAGCGTGGAAGACGATCTCGGCGGAGGAGCTACAGCTGAGGCGCATCAGTGGTGGCCTTTCGAATTTCCTGTACTACGTGAGCCTGCCGGATCACCACTACTACAGCCACAACAGTAGCGTCCAGTCCCGGTCGAATGGAAGCTCCCCGAGAGGTTCCATCAGTGGACCGGATCATCAaggcatcatcaccagcaccagcacaaagCTGAAGTCGTCATCACACGGTGGGAATAACAAGCGAGCCCGCAAGGACAGCTACACGGCCAGCTTGCCAGAGCCAAAGGAG GTACTGCTGCGGATCTATGGCCAAACGCACGGTGAACATGCACTGGAAACGATGCTGACGGAGTCGGTCGTATTTACGTTGCTTTCGGAGCGCAAACTTGGGCCGAAGCTGCATGGTATTTTCCCGGGTGGGCGCATCGAACAGTACATACCAGCCCGGGCACTGCTGACGGCCGAGCTAGGTGATCCGAAGATTTCGCTCAAGGTAGCGGAACGGATGGCCGCCATCCACAGCATGGACATACCGGTGTCGAAGGAACCGGATTGGCTGTGGGCTAAGATGGCCGGCTGGCTGAAGGGTATTGCCGGTACGCTCGAGACGATGGAACGTGATCGAGTTAATGGTAATtccaacacgacgacgacgacggcgtcaACAACCGGCGGTTTCGGTGATGGGCATACGATGATGGACATGCTGGCCGAGATCGATCTAGCGGCCGAGGTGCAGTGGTTACGATCGTTGATCTCGAGCGAAGACTTTCCGGTCGTGTTCTGTCACAACGATCTGCAGGAGGGTAACATCTTGCTCCGTCAGGATGAACCACCCTCCGGGGCAAACTATGAGTG CAATCCGATCGAATCGTTTGATGAATCGACCCAGCTAGATTCCCACTTCAGTGGTATCCTCATATCGAGCGGTATCGTGCCGACCAATGCCACGGAATCATTATCGCACGGAAATCAGTCATCTACCATCAGTCTCAATTCGAGAAACTCAAG AAAGCGATCGCTCGAGCAGGACCACATGGAGAACAGTGATCTCGACAATACGCGTGACTCGGTACTGAGCGGTAACTCGCAGCCACTCTCGGAACCGGAAGCCGGCAGCAACGCGGACGGTACACCGGAGCTGATGATCATCGATTTTGAGTACTGTGCCTACAACTACCGTGGCTTCGATCTGGCCAACCATTTCCTCGAGTGGACATTCGACTACACAAACCGTGCCGCTCCGTACTTTTACCACAAACCGGACCAGTATCCAACGTATGAGCAGCAg GAAAAGTTCATCGTCCAGTACTTGGCCCATTTGTCGTGTCCGGGTGATGCTCGTGCTAGCAGGACCGAAAGTGAGGAAGAGGTCGACGAGGAAGATCTGGACGAGCAGGATCGTGTGTCGGAAGCTAGTAGCTGCACTATGGACGAAGTTGAGCAGATACGCCGGGAAGTGCAGTGCTTCACGATGGTTTCGCATCTTTTCTGGAGTCTCTGGGCTATCGTTAACGTATACCAGCAGATCGAGTTTGGTTATATG GAGTATGCAGTGTGCCGGCTAAAGCAGTACCGTTTGGCCAAGAAGTTCTAcaccgagatgatgatgggaacTGGTAGTGGCAGTGATGGCTCCCCCAAGGCACCATCCGTGGATCCGGAGAAGTAA
- the LOC126569850 gene encoding choline/ethanolamine kinase isoform X1: MMSNLIEKKVVPGRESGLSLKRRLLEASSTTEMRDIAARICRDYLTGAWKTISAEELQLRRISGGLSNFLYYVSLPDHHYYSHNSSVQSRSNGSSPRGSISGPDHQGIITSTSTKLKSSSHGGNNKRARKDSYTASLPEPKEVLLRIYGQTHGEHALETMLTESVVFTLLSERKLGPKLHGIFPGGRIEQYIPARALLTAELGDPKISLKVAERMAAIHSMDIPVSKEPDWLWAKMAGWLKGIAGTLETMERDRVNGNSNTTTTTASTTGGFGDGHTMMDMLAEIDLAAEVQWLRSLISSEDFPVVFCHNDLQEGNILLRQDEPPSGANYECNPIESFDESTQLDSHFSGILISSGIVPTNATESLSHGNQSSTISLNSRNSRKRSLEQDHMENSDLDNTRDSVLSGNSQPLSEPEAGSNADGTPELMIIDFEYCAYNYRGFDLANHFLEWTFDYTNRAAPYFYHKPDQYPTYEQQEKFIVQYLAHLSCPGDARASRTESEEEVDEEDLDEQDRVSEASSCTMDEVEQIRREVQCFTMVSHLFWSLWAIVNVYQQIEFGYMEYAVCRLKQYRLAKKFYTEMMMGTGSGSDGSPKAPSVDPEK; this comes from the exons GCCAGCTCAACGACCGAGATGCGGGACATCGCGGCTCGGATCTGCCGTGACTATCTGACCGGAGCGTGGAAGACGATCTCGGCGGAGGAGCTACAGCTGAGGCGCATCAGTGGTGGCCTTTCGAATTTCCTGTACTACGTGAGCCTGCCGGATCACCACTACTACAGCCACAACAGTAGCGTCCAGTCCCGGTCGAATGGAAGCTCCCCGAGAGGTTCCATCAGTGGACCGGATCATCAaggcatcatcaccagcaccagcacaaagCTGAAGTCGTCATCACACGGTGGGAATAACAAGCGAGCCCGCAAGGACAGCTACACGGCCAGCTTGCCAGAGCCAAAGGAG GTACTGCTGCGGATCTATGGCCAAACGCACGGTGAACATGCACTGGAAACGATGCTGACGGAGTCGGTCGTATTTACGTTGCTTTCGGAGCGCAAACTTGGGCCGAAGCTGCATGGTATTTTCCCGGGTGGGCGCATCGAACAGTACATACCAGCCCGGGCACTGCTGACGGCCGAGCTAGGTGATCCGAAGATTTCGCTCAAGGTAGCGGAACGGATGGCCGCCATCCACAGCATGGACATACCGGTGTCGAAGGAACCGGATTGGCTGTGGGCTAAGATGGCCGGCTGGCTGAAGGGTATTGCCGGTACGCTCGAGACGATGGAACGTGATCGAGTTAATGGTAATtccaacacgacgacgacgacggcgtcaACAACCGGCGGTTTCGGTGATGGGCATACGATGATGGACATGCTGGCCGAGATCGATCTAGCGGCCGAGGTGCAGTGGTTACGATCGTTGATCTCGAGCGAAGACTTTCCGGTCGTGTTCTGTCACAACGATCTGCAGGAGGGTAACATCTTGCTCCGTCAGGATGAACCACCCTCCGGGGCAAACTATGAGTG CAATCCGATCGAATCGTTTGATGAATCGACCCAGCTAGATTCCCACTTCAGTGGTATCCTCATATCGAGCGGTATCGTGCCGACCAATGCCACGGAATCATTATCGCACGGAAATCAGTCATCTACCATCAGTCTCAATTCGAGAAACTCAAG AAAGCGATCGCTCGAGCAGGACCACATGGAGAACAGTGATCTCGACAATACGCGTGACTCGGTACTGAGCGGTAACTCGCAGCCACTCTCGGAACCGGAAGCCGGCAGCAACGCGGACGGTACACCGGAGCTGATGATCATCGATTTTGAGTACTGTGCCTACAACTACCGTGGCTTCGATCTGGCCAACCATTTCCTCGAGTGGACATTCGACTACACAAACCGTGCCGCTCCGTACTTTTACCACAAACCGGACCAGTATCCAACGTATGAGCAGCAg GAAAAGTTCATCGTCCAGTACTTGGCCCATTTGTCGTGTCCGGGTGATGCTCGTGCTAGCAGGACCGAAAGTGAGGAAGAGGTCGACGAGGAAGATCTGGACGAGCAGGATCGTGTGTCGGAAGCTAGTAGCTGCACTATGGACGAAGTTGAGCAGATACGCCGGGAAGTGCAGTGCTTCACGATGGTTTCGCATCTTTTCTGGAGTCTCTGGGCTATCGTTAACGTATACCAGCAGATCGAGTTTGGTTATATG GAGTATGCAGTGTGCCGGCTAAAGCAGTACCGTTTGGCCAAGAAGTTCTAcaccgagatgatgatgggaacTGGTAGTGGCAGTGATGGCTCCCCCAAGGCACCATCCGTGGATCCGGAGAAGTAA
- the LOC126569850 gene encoding choline/ethanolamine kinase isoform X3: MRDIAARICRDYLTGAWKTISAEELQLRRISGGLSNFLYYVSLPDHHYYSHNSSVQSRSNGSSPRGSISGPDHQGIITSTSTKLKSSSHGGNNKRARKDSYTASLPEPKEVLLRIYGQTHGEHALETMLTESVVFTLLSERKLGPKLHGIFPGGRIEQYIPARALLTAELGDPKISLKVAERMAAIHSMDIPVSKEPDWLWAKMAGWLKGIAGTLETMERDRVNGNSNTTTTTASTTGGFGDGHTMMDMLAEIDLAAEVQWLRSLISSEDFPVVFCHNDLQEGNILLRQDEPPSGANYECNPIESFDESTQLDSHFSGILISSGIVPTNATESLSHGNQSSTISLNSRNSRKRSLEQDHMENSDLDNTRDSVLSGNSQPLSEPEAGSNADGTPELMIIDFEYCAYNYRGFDLANHFLEWTFDYTNRAAPYFYHKPDQYPTYEQQEKFIVQYLAHLSCPGDARASRTESEEEVDEEDLDEQDRVSEASSCTMDEVEQIRREVQCFTMVSHLFWSLWAIVNVYQQIEFGYMEYAVCRLKQYRLAKKFYTEMMMGTGSGSDGSPKAPSVDPEK; this comes from the exons ATGCGGGACATCGCGGCTCGGATCTGCCGTGACTATCTGACCGGAGCGTGGAAGACGATCTCGGCGGAGGAGCTACAGCTGAGGCGCATCAGTGGTGGCCTTTCGAATTTCCTGTACTACGTGAGCCTGCCGGATCACCACTACTACAGCCACAACAGTAGCGTCCAGTCCCGGTCGAATGGAAGCTCCCCGAGAGGTTCCATCAGTGGACCGGATCATCAaggcatcatcaccagcaccagcacaaagCTGAAGTCGTCATCACACGGTGGGAATAACAAGCGAGCCCGCAAGGACAGCTACACGGCCAGCTTGCCAGAGCCAAAGGAG GTACTGCTGCGGATCTATGGCCAAACGCACGGTGAACATGCACTGGAAACGATGCTGACGGAGTCGGTCGTATTTACGTTGCTTTCGGAGCGCAAACTTGGGCCGAAGCTGCATGGTATTTTCCCGGGTGGGCGCATCGAACAGTACATACCAGCCCGGGCACTGCTGACGGCCGAGCTAGGTGATCCGAAGATTTCGCTCAAGGTAGCGGAACGGATGGCCGCCATCCACAGCATGGACATACCGGTGTCGAAGGAACCGGATTGGCTGTGGGCTAAGATGGCCGGCTGGCTGAAGGGTATTGCCGGTACGCTCGAGACGATGGAACGTGATCGAGTTAATGGTAATtccaacacgacgacgacgacggcgtcaACAACCGGCGGTTTCGGTGATGGGCATACGATGATGGACATGCTGGCCGAGATCGATCTAGCGGCCGAGGTGCAGTGGTTACGATCGTTGATCTCGAGCGAAGACTTTCCGGTCGTGTTCTGTCACAACGATCTGCAGGAGGGTAACATCTTGCTCCGTCAGGATGAACCACCCTCCGGGGCAAACTATGAGTG CAATCCGATCGAATCGTTTGATGAATCGACCCAGCTAGATTCCCACTTCAGTGGTATCCTCATATCGAGCGGTATCGTGCCGACCAATGCCACGGAATCATTATCGCACGGAAATCAGTCATCTACCATCAGTCTCAATTCGAGAAACTCAAG AAAGCGATCGCTCGAGCAGGACCACATGGAGAACAGTGATCTCGACAATACGCGTGACTCGGTACTGAGCGGTAACTCGCAGCCACTCTCGGAACCGGAAGCCGGCAGCAACGCGGACGGTACACCGGAGCTGATGATCATCGATTTTGAGTACTGTGCCTACAACTACCGTGGCTTCGATCTGGCCAACCATTTCCTCGAGTGGACATTCGACTACACAAACCGTGCCGCTCCGTACTTTTACCACAAACCGGACCAGTATCCAACGTATGAGCAGCAg GAAAAGTTCATCGTCCAGTACTTGGCCCATTTGTCGTGTCCGGGTGATGCTCGTGCTAGCAGGACCGAAAGTGAGGAAGAGGTCGACGAGGAAGATCTGGACGAGCAGGATCGTGTGTCGGAAGCTAGTAGCTGCACTATGGACGAAGTTGAGCAGATACGCCGGGAAGTGCAGTGCTTCACGATGGTTTCGCATCTTTTCTGGAGTCTCTGGGCTATCGTTAACGTATACCAGCAGATCGAGTTTGGTTATATG GAGTATGCAGTGTGCCGGCTAAAGCAGTACCGTTTGGCCAAGAAGTTCTAcaccgagatgatgatgggaacTGGTAGTGGCAGTGATGGCTCCCCCAAGGCACCATCCGTGGATCCGGAGAAGTAA
- the LOC126569849 gene encoding peroxisomal acyl-coenzyme A oxidase 3 isoform X1 — translation MICRRLSLIASRYRVGQYKGDKAFSNKSSSSSSDSAKSAVSSHPPKQQQTPTGMSEFNTIARPSEHGKLLDNKTYFPDPPARGPLTRYRQQATVDWRKVKLALNDEASLVLQHRVWSFASKHPLFVHPNHVLTMDEERHLATKRMYVVQNERMFTLVDYLERPDLAPHYHQSWIAYEPSMAVKYSLGFGMFPSVIRTLDVGRLDEIVERNATGEYLGAFGLTEIAHGTNAKGMRTTATYDPAAGEYVLHTPDFEAAKCWIGNLGKTCTHLIVYAQLYTADGQHHGLNAFVVPIRDPATLNAYPGLTVGDLGPKAGLQGVDNGFVMFRQYRIPRDNLLARTGDVDAESGAFVSPIKDPSRRFGASLGALSGGRVSICGIANVYLTKAISIALRYSAARKQFGPDDGTDEEWPVLEYQSQQFRLFPHLAANFVVRVFNLWFTKAYGDMQLAMLGGENVASVGMEVHALSSAAKPVCTWAARDGVQECREACGGHGYLKLSTIGDLRGNNDPNCTYEGENNVLIQQASNWLLSVRAKGNDRFAQVSPLGSATFLAHSEQIRGRRATWTTAVEAGTLTNLISAMDWLVVYLLEETYRKVTELKERGKSSFEARNDSQSYYARTLSIAYGERMLLQVYSKFLANLEPGSERQTLERLGVLYGAGIALKHIGLFYQGGYFAQQPNGMALLQQVVLDLLPLIKREAIALVDAIAPPDFILNSPLGMSDGDVYRHMESAIMQAPEALERPKWWRDVVHRDYVQSKL, via the exons ATGATTTGCAGAAGATTATCGTTGATAGCGAGCAGATATCGTGTGGGGCAATATAAGGGTGATAAG GCCTTCAGCAAcaaatcttcttcttcatcatccgaTTCAGCAAAATCAGCTGTCAGCAGTCACcctccaaaacaacaacaaacgccaaCTGGGATGAGTGAGTTCAACACGATCGCACG ACCGTCGGAGCATGGGAAGCTGCTGGATAACAAGACCTACTTCCCCGATCCACCGGCACGCGGCCCACTCACCCGGTACCGGCAGCAGGCCACGGTCGATTGGCGTAAGGTGAAGCTGGCACTGAACGATGAGGCCTCCCTGGTACTGCAGCACCGGGTGTGGAGCTTCGCCAGCAAGCATCCACTCTTTGTCCACCCGAACCACGTCCTCACGATGGACGAGGAGCGGCACCTTGCGACGAAGCGCATGTACGTGGTGCAGAACGAACGGATGTTTACGCTCGTCGACTACCTGGAGCGACCGGATCTGGCCCCACACTATCACCAGTCGTGGATCGCGTACGAACCCAGCATGGCCGTGAAGTACTCGCTCGGTTTCGGTATGTTTCCCTCGGTCATCCGGACGCTGGATGTGGGCCGATTGGATGAGATCGTCGAACGGAATGCGACCGGCGAGTATCTGGGTGCGTTCGGATTGACCGAGATCGCGCACGGTACGAACGCGAAGGGTATGCGTACGACGGCAACGTACGATCCGGCGGCCGGTGAGTACGTTCTGCATACGCCCGATTTCGAGGCGGCCAAATGTTGGATCGGCAATCTGGGCAAAACCTGCACCCATCTGATCGTGTACGCCCAGCTGTACACCGCCGATGGACAGCACCATGGATTGAATGCGTTCGTCGTACCGATAAGAGATCCCGCTACACTAAACGCATACCCCGGCCTAACGGTGGGTGATCTGGGCCCGAAGGCGGGCCTTCAGGGAGTGGACAATGGATTCGTGATGTTCCGGCAGTACCGCATACCGCGTGACAATCTGTTGGCCAGGACAGGTGATGTGGATGCGGAAAGTGGTGCCTTCGTGTCACCGATCAAAGATCCTAGCCGTCGATTCGGTGCATCACTCGGAGCACTGTCCGGCGGCCGCGTCAGCATCTGCGGTATCGCCAATGTGTACCTCACGAAGGCAATCAGCATTGCGTTACGCTACTCGGCCGCACGGAAGCAGTTCGGACCGGACGATGGCACCGACGAAGAGTGGCCTGTGCTCGAGTATCAGTCGCAACAGTTCCGCCTGTTTCCGCATCTGGCCGCAAACTTTGTGGTGCGAGTGTTTAACCTTTGGTTCACCAAAGCCTATGGCGATATGCAGTTGGCGATGCTCGGTGGTGAGAATGTGGCCAGTGTCGGTATGGAGGTGCATGCGCTTTCGTCGGCCGCCAAACCCGTCTGCACCTGGGCGGCCCGTGACGGGGTACAGGAGTGCCGTGAGGcgtgcggtggccacggttacCTGAAGCTGTCAACGATCGGTGATCTGCGCGGTAACAATGATCCCAACTGTACGTACGAGGGCGAGAACAATGTGCTCATCCAGCAGGCCTCGAACTGGTTGCTAAGCGTACGGGCGAAGGGTAACGATCGGTTTGCTCAAGTGTCGCCACTCGGATCGGCCACATTCCTTGCTCACAGCGAACAAATACGCGGACGACGGGCTACTTGGACTACAGCGGTGGAAGCTGGCACGCTAACAA ATCTAATCAGCGCGAtggactggctggtggtgtaTCTGCTAGAGGAAACGTACCGAAAAGTGACGGAACTGAAAGAACGAGGGAAATCTTCGTTCGAAGCACGCAACGACTCACAATCCTACTACGCACGGACACTCTCGATCGCATACGGTGAG CGTATGTTGCTGCAAGTGTACAGCAAGTTTTTGGCGAATTTGGAGCCCGGTAGCGAGCGGCAAACACTGGAACGGCTCGGTGTCCTGTATGGTGCTGGTATTGCGCTCAAACACATCGGATTGTTCTATCAGGGTGGTTACTTTGCGCAGCAACCGAACGGAATGGCATTACTGCAGCAGGTGGTACTCGATCTGCTACCGTTGATCAAACGCGAAGCGATCGCGCTGGTTGATGCGATCGCACCACCGGATTTCATTCTTAACTCACCGCTCGGTATGAGCGATGGGGACGTGTATCGGCACATGGAGTCGGCCATCATGCAGGCACCGGAAGCGCTTGAGCGGCCCAAGTGGTGGCGTGATGTCGTGCACCGTGACTACGTGCAATCGAAGCTGTAA
- the LOC126569849 gene encoding peroxisomal acyl-coenzyme A oxidase 3 isoform X2, with amino-acid sequence MSEFNTIARPSEHGKLLDNKTYFPDPPARGPLTRYRQQATVDWRKVKLALNDEASLVLQHRVWSFASKHPLFVHPNHVLTMDEERHLATKRMYVVQNERMFTLVDYLERPDLAPHYHQSWIAYEPSMAVKYSLGFGMFPSVIRTLDVGRLDEIVERNATGEYLGAFGLTEIAHGTNAKGMRTTATYDPAAGEYVLHTPDFEAAKCWIGNLGKTCTHLIVYAQLYTADGQHHGLNAFVVPIRDPATLNAYPGLTVGDLGPKAGLQGVDNGFVMFRQYRIPRDNLLARTGDVDAESGAFVSPIKDPSRRFGASLGALSGGRVSICGIANVYLTKAISIALRYSAARKQFGPDDGTDEEWPVLEYQSQQFRLFPHLAANFVVRVFNLWFTKAYGDMQLAMLGGENVASVGMEVHALSSAAKPVCTWAARDGVQECREACGGHGYLKLSTIGDLRGNNDPNCTYEGENNVLIQQASNWLLSVRAKGNDRFAQVSPLGSATFLAHSEQIRGRRATWTTAVEAGTLTNLISAMDWLVVYLLEETYRKVTELKERGKSSFEARNDSQSYYARTLSIAYGERMLLQVYSKFLANLEPGSERQTLERLGVLYGAGIALKHIGLFYQGGYFAQQPNGMALLQQVVLDLLPLIKREAIALVDAIAPPDFILNSPLGMSDGDVYRHMESAIMQAPEALERPKWWRDVVHRDYVQSKL; translated from the exons ATGAGTGAGTTCAACACGATCGCACG ACCGTCGGAGCATGGGAAGCTGCTGGATAACAAGACCTACTTCCCCGATCCACCGGCACGCGGCCCACTCACCCGGTACCGGCAGCAGGCCACGGTCGATTGGCGTAAGGTGAAGCTGGCACTGAACGATGAGGCCTCCCTGGTACTGCAGCACCGGGTGTGGAGCTTCGCCAGCAAGCATCCACTCTTTGTCCACCCGAACCACGTCCTCACGATGGACGAGGAGCGGCACCTTGCGACGAAGCGCATGTACGTGGTGCAGAACGAACGGATGTTTACGCTCGTCGACTACCTGGAGCGACCGGATCTGGCCCCACACTATCACCAGTCGTGGATCGCGTACGAACCCAGCATGGCCGTGAAGTACTCGCTCGGTTTCGGTATGTTTCCCTCGGTCATCCGGACGCTGGATGTGGGCCGATTGGATGAGATCGTCGAACGGAATGCGACCGGCGAGTATCTGGGTGCGTTCGGATTGACCGAGATCGCGCACGGTACGAACGCGAAGGGTATGCGTACGACGGCAACGTACGATCCGGCGGCCGGTGAGTACGTTCTGCATACGCCCGATTTCGAGGCGGCCAAATGTTGGATCGGCAATCTGGGCAAAACCTGCACCCATCTGATCGTGTACGCCCAGCTGTACACCGCCGATGGACAGCACCATGGATTGAATGCGTTCGTCGTACCGATAAGAGATCCCGCTACACTAAACGCATACCCCGGCCTAACGGTGGGTGATCTGGGCCCGAAGGCGGGCCTTCAGGGAGTGGACAATGGATTCGTGATGTTCCGGCAGTACCGCATACCGCGTGACAATCTGTTGGCCAGGACAGGTGATGTGGATGCGGAAAGTGGTGCCTTCGTGTCACCGATCAAAGATCCTAGCCGTCGATTCGGTGCATCACTCGGAGCACTGTCCGGCGGCCGCGTCAGCATCTGCGGTATCGCCAATGTGTACCTCACGAAGGCAATCAGCATTGCGTTACGCTACTCGGCCGCACGGAAGCAGTTCGGACCGGACGATGGCACCGACGAAGAGTGGCCTGTGCTCGAGTATCAGTCGCAACAGTTCCGCCTGTTTCCGCATCTGGCCGCAAACTTTGTGGTGCGAGTGTTTAACCTTTGGTTCACCAAAGCCTATGGCGATATGCAGTTGGCGATGCTCGGTGGTGAGAATGTGGCCAGTGTCGGTATGGAGGTGCATGCGCTTTCGTCGGCCGCCAAACCCGTCTGCACCTGGGCGGCCCGTGACGGGGTACAGGAGTGCCGTGAGGcgtgcggtggccacggttacCTGAAGCTGTCAACGATCGGTGATCTGCGCGGTAACAATGATCCCAACTGTACGTACGAGGGCGAGAACAATGTGCTCATCCAGCAGGCCTCGAACTGGTTGCTAAGCGTACGGGCGAAGGGTAACGATCGGTTTGCTCAAGTGTCGCCACTCGGATCGGCCACATTCCTTGCTCACAGCGAACAAATACGCGGACGACGGGCTACTTGGACTACAGCGGTGGAAGCTGGCACGCTAACAA ATCTAATCAGCGCGAtggactggctggtggtgtaTCTGCTAGAGGAAACGTACCGAAAAGTGACGGAACTGAAAGAACGAGGGAAATCTTCGTTCGAAGCACGCAACGACTCACAATCCTACTACGCACGGACACTCTCGATCGCATACGGTGAG CGTATGTTGCTGCAAGTGTACAGCAAGTTTTTGGCGAATTTGGAGCCCGGTAGCGAGCGGCAAACACTGGAACGGCTCGGTGTCCTGTATGGTGCTGGTATTGCGCTCAAACACATCGGATTGTTCTATCAGGGTGGTTACTTTGCGCAGCAACCGAACGGAATGGCATTACTGCAGCAGGTGGTACTCGATCTGCTACCGTTGATCAAACGCGAAGCGATCGCGCTGGTTGATGCGATCGCACCACCGGATTTCATTCTTAACTCACCGCTCGGTATGAGCGATGGGGACGTGTATCGGCACATGGAGTCGGCCATCATGCAGGCACCGGAAGCGCTTGAGCGGCCCAAGTGGTGGCGTGATGTCGTGCACCGTGACTACGTGCAATCGAAGCTGTAA
- the LOC126576779 gene encoding fibrinogen-like protein A, which translates to MGASADTDEIVSGHVLEILLNKLQNMQHKFLELQYELHEQREAMVHYQATQERTSADLLWAMQRLDKRLNLLEQDIGRNLSVVQDRSVQILSQQTACANRDKLRDKLFDYTPALSPDCRTPASPKTAPLAPHLSCKDVRSNVSGTYLIRVSSESEPFAVYCEQQQFDGGWLVIQYRYDGSLDFNRNWTEYRNGFGDIKKEFWIGLERLHQLTTASSGQWELIVELKSFSGMYKYARYNGFKIGGESEQYRLKTLGKYSGTAGDSMANHRGMKFSTTDQDNDDSTLHCAEKWESAWWYNGCYHANLNGRYLNGNDGKSMNWYHFDNDHQGLSYSRMMIRPV; encoded by the coding sequence ATGGGTGCAAGCGCAGATACCGATGAAATTGTATCGGGCCACGTGTTAGAGATTCTTCTCAACAAGCTACAGAACATGCAGCACAAGTTCCTGGAACTACAGTACGAGCTGCACGAGCAGCGAGAAGCGATGGTCCACTATCAAGCGACACAAGAGAGGACGTCCGCTGATTTGCTGTGGGCTATGCAACGCCTCGATAAGCGGCTAAATCTGCTGGAACAAGACATCGGACGCAATCTGAGCGTTGTTCAGGATCGTTCGGTTCAGATCCTGTCCCAGCAGACCGCCTGTGCCAATCGTGATAAGCTGCGAGATAAGCTGTTCGATTACACCCCAGCACTGTCACCAGATTGTCGCACACCAGCAAGCCCCAAGACTGCACCACTTGCTCCCCATTTGTCGTGCAAGGATGTACGATCGAATGTTTCGGGGACGTATCTCATCCGTGTTAGCAGTGAAAGCGAACCATTCGCCGTGTActgtgaacagcagcagtttgatGGTGGATGGCTTGTGATTCAGTACCGTTATGATGGATCGTTAGACTTTAATCGCAATTGGACCGAGTATAGGAACGGTTTCGGTGATATTAAGAAGGAGTTCTGGATCGGTCTCGAACGCTTGCACCAGCTAACGACCGCATCTTCCGGGCAGTGGGAGCTGATTGTAGAATTGAAGAGCTTCAGCGGAATGTACAAGTATGCTCGGTACAACGGGTTCAAGATTGGCGGTGAAAGCGAACAGTACAGGCTGAAAACCCTTGGAAAGTACAGTGGAACCGCTGGTGACTCAATGGCGAACCACAGGGGGATGAAGTTCTCGACCACGGATCAGGATAACGACGATTCTACCCTACACTGTGCTGAAAAGTGGGAAAGTGCCTGGTGGTACAATGGGTGTTATCATGCCAATTTGAACGGACGGTATCTTAACGGCAACGATGGTAAATCGATGAACTGGTATCATTTCGACAATGACCATCAAGGTTTGAGCTATTCCCGAATGATGATTCGTCCTGTGTaa